Genomic DNA from Candidatus Methylomirabilis tolerans:
ACCTGATCCTCGCCGAGTCACCAAGCGTCAAGCATGTAGACCCACTGCTCACGCTGACCGGCCTGCGAATCCTCTATGAACGCAATGTGTAACGGCGTTCCCCTGGGAGCGCCCTCACGAACCCTGAACCCTACACCCTATACTTTGTTTTTATGCCTCGCGCTTCACTCCACAGTGAGGGCACGCGGTCCAGTCCTCCTGGAGCGGTTGGCGACACTGGCTGCAGAGGATCTCGTCAGGGGGCTCAGGCGTCGTCTCTTGTGGGGGTTTTTCGACCGTCTTCTTAAATTCACGAATTGCCGTCCCGAGAGAGCTGCCGATCTGAGGCAGTTTTGCAGCGCCAAAGATAAGAAGCGC
This window encodes:
- a CDS encoding twin-arginine translocase TatA/TatE family subunit; this translates as MFGLGMPELLVIFLIALLIFGAAKLPQIGSSLGTAIREFKKTVEKPPQETTPEPPDEILCSQCRQPLQEDWTACPHCGVKREA